The Thunnus maccoyii chromosome 24, fThuMac1.1, whole genome shotgun sequence DNA window ATTAcatggctgctgctgcacagctgGTTCAAATTCTCTCTCAGCGGCTCTGCTGCTGACATGAAAAGACCCTACAATTAGTGACAAGATGACTTTGAGAAACCCAACTTCAAGCTCAAACCAGAGCTGTAAATGTGACGTACAGGTCACTGAGTAAGACTCGGTTTCTCAAAAGCATAAAACCACTGCTGTTATCTGTGCTTACTGGATAGTAAAGCAGAGATTGCTTTTTGCAATTAAtaagacttcttttttttaaaatgtaatgtcagTTTTGACCCATGTGATGTCAGTTTTGACCAATTTTCGTCACTCTGGATGAGGGTGTATTGAAAGAATCTGCAAACATGGTTTAAGTGGTATTATGCTTTTGGGAACCAGCTCATCAGAGACCAATAGACTCCAGTAGACAGATAAGGAATTGCTTTGAGTTGCCTCATCGCAGTTTTtgtttagggtttttttttgccaagGTTTGATTTAGTTCAAGCCTAGTTTGTTTCCTTCcaaatagaaataaagaaaacatgtttaaaccCATACATGacattaaatacacattttagtCACAGTTGGCCAATACTTGTAGCCAGTTACGTATTATGGCAATAAAAATAACGGAAATAAGAGACAATGTTCAAATTCTTAAAGGCACAGTACAGAAACAAATGATCCTCcattatgttttgtttcaaacaaagaaaatgctGTTTGTAGTTGTGATATCAACAACCACAAGTCCTAAGATTCAGTTTGCTAGCATCATGGTTGCTAATGGGCAACAACGTCTGCTGGCTGTCCCACTGACTGGGTTTTCACTTCTCTGTTTGACATCTTTCTCAGACCTCGGTAAATCTTCAAAGTACTTCAATGTTTAaaaaaggtgtaaaaaaaacaaacaaaaaactgtaatttcTGTGGCCTCTTTGTAGTATCTGTCATGTCAGTGAAGGAGACCTCAGCCAGTTCccattgttcatttttttatgcagaCATATTTTGCTCAGATTTGACCTCTTGCCCATCTCTGCActatattttagaaaaagttTTTGGCCAGTGATTTACAACATGGCCGTGCATTAAATACAAAGATGACATGTGAAGGTACACAGGAAAGCCTGGCTGGCTTTGGGTGAatgcagacaaaaacacaatgaagccAAAACTCAAATCTTAAGTGAATAAACTGGATTTCCCCCCTGGTCTTCTACAGCGGTTTTAGAGGATTCAACACATCGTAAACCTTAGTGTCTATCCAATCTTATGCGTTAAAGGAAAACCTAAAACTTcaattttgttggttttttttcttcagacaCTTCTCACAGAGGGAAAACAGctcaaaatgtcctcactgaAACCAAACGATGCTGCTAGCTGGAAGCTAACACGTACATCTGTGGCTAGtgttgaaaaaaaacccaactaaaACTGAGGAATCCCTTTATAATGTGGTCTATTGTGAGATTTACCAGGAAAAGAGGAACCAAAGAAGAAAGGATGGGGGACTCTaaagacagaggagatggaAATGCAGATGGAAAGGACATTTTAAGGAGAAATTCAAAGATCTGAGTGCATTGGGATGGAAGGAGAGCTATATAAATGAGTATAAATAGTTTAATAGCATGCATGTGGGTTCTTGGAATTGATGGAGGGCAGGAGACAGATGGGGTGCAGACAACAGTGtgaagaaaggaaggaggatgagtgagaagaagaagaaagagggcTGAGTGGGAAGGGGGAAGGGGGTGAAGGAAACCTAGTTGCCCCACCAGTCAACTTGAGAGTGTGAGTAGTTGCCTCCATAGCCGTCGCTGTTGTAGAAGTTACCGAAACCACCTAAGAgggaggaaacagagaggacaAAGGTTAAAAGGTAACAAAGTAAAGGTTACATTAAACACACTAATTATATCCTGAGATCTgatcctcacctcctccaaaGCCACGGTTTCCGCCATGTCCTGCCTGGTTACGACCTCCACGTCCTACAAACGCTCCAGCGTTGCCTCCGGCAGCTGTCTGGCGGTAATCACGTGCTCCAAAACCACCAGAGAACCTGGCAGTAAAATCAAATACATCatttaaatcaaacacaaagtgaaattcaatgCATCCAGACAAAACATTCATGGGTTCAGACCCTGAATTAACCATTAGACCATTAATAGTGATAGAAACACatatatttaaacaattaaGGAGAGATGGTGTGTACCTCTTAGAGCGTCCTCTGTTGCTGCTCTTGTGCTGGTGTTCATAAGCCAGGCTCTCAAGCCATGAGGGAACCTCCTGTTTGGCCTCTACCAGGATGTCCAGCAGGTCTTTAGTAATGTTCCCATTCTTGTCATTGAAGAACGATGTGGCCAGTCctacaggaaacacacagatgaaaaaCCTCAGAAGACTTAACATGTTCAGATTTGCAGCTACAGTAgcaataaatcacattttgttgGGGGATGTGGCTCAAAAAGTTTAGAGTGTATCCTCAGTTTAAATCATGTAACACACATCATGGGGTATTTACAACTGAGAGACATTAGTTGTAGTCTTACCCAGGTTTCCTACTCGTCCTGTACGTCCAATACGGTGGACATACTCCTCTATGTCGCTTGGCAGGTCAAAGTTAATGACATGTTTCACATTGGAGATGTCCAGACCCCGAGCTGCTACCTGAGTGCGTAAGACAagagcacagaaaaaaagtcactcacactgatgtgtgtttttaaataccAAGAGCAGCATCTTATACTTTTCTTGAGACTGTCTAACACTAATTAGTGCTGTTAATAGACTGTATGTGCAATGTATCTACCAGAATATTATTTTTACTGACCGCTGTGGCCACCAAAATGGGGCATTTTCCTGATCTGAACTGGTTTAGGGCCTCCTCTCGGTCTCTCTGGGAGCGGTCACCATGGATACTGGTGCAGGCGTAGCCTTCCCGATACAGAAAGTCCTCCAAAGCGTCAGCACCTTTCTTGGTCTCCACAAACACCAGAGTCAACGAGTCCTTACCTGgtcaaaggagagaaaagacacCAGAGGTTAATCATTAACAGTTGGTGAATAATAAAGCTGGCCGCTAAATTTATAACACCAAAAGATGATTTTAACTTTGATGAGAATAAAATAGTTGTAGGGCTACATTTTTCAGACCCTGAATATCACAAACTGAATAACTGGACAAGGAAATGCTGTTACAAGTCAGGGCAGATGggtcaccaaaatcattaggaaTCTTGGCAAtattaatacagtatgtgtacaaGATTTCATGCATATGAAACTTCAACTGGCCTTCTGAAAGTATCTTGCTCTGAATCTACGAGATAAACAGACAAATGGACCAGATGGTCTTGCCGTGCTTGGGGCCCTCTGATGACATGGCAAAAAATAAGCGTCAGAGTCAGACTTCCCATTTTACTACATGTTGTGGCTCTGACTTGTAACTAAAGGATTGTGGTTCCACAGACAGAAAAGTAAACTTGATAAATAAACCACACCTGACAACCCAACTGATCAAATTTTATATTCAACAAAACACTGACGTCACTTTGTAGCTTTGTGACTCAGCATTTTGATGTGACACAATCTGAAGCTTTTTACAAGGGAGCATAAACCTGatgatatatattaatgatgactctctttaatgtcaaaatgtaaCACCTGAGTGGCGATTCACCATCTTCcttgtttgttcattcattaatattaagacaaaaatgagataaaaaggTACAATATATTTGCATCACTCTGACAATTTCTGAAATGTAAATCCCTCCTTATATATCAAGTCATATCAGTTACTGAACATATTGTTACAGCCCTACTTGCAGGTTGTATAAGGCTGTTTCAGTCTGTGATGTGTGatacataaatcataaataacaTGCAccttaattaatttaaattgtttACGTCACATACAATAGATGTTTTTCTATGAACAGAATAGTGCAACGGGCAGCAGGGAGTACAGTATGGATAAACttaaccagaaaaaaaataactaacagcatcagcagcactGTGTCTTCAGACAATGTGACTAGAGCCAACTAATGGAAAGAGTTTGGTCATCTTGTTCTTCCTCAGCGCTCCTGCTCCATGGGCACACACTGCTATCACAGCCTGATATAAAGTGGAGGACACTGGCCCGCACTTATATCCACTCGTTAGCTGCAGAGATTTGGCAGCGTCGTAGCACTCAGGGTACAACATGACCAGACGCTCTCCATTGAGGCTTTGTGTCTGACATGAAGACACCacagcaacatactgtacataaagatgccacaaaaaaaaactattgaactaagaaaaaaaaacaatacattaacaGGCGTGTTTGATTTAAGCGTAGCAGATCTGACTCATGAAATGGTACACAGAAccaaaaaaataacagaatcaACCAAGGATTCTCCATCCACAGAGAAGAGCATCAAACGCAggcaaaattattttaaaaatgtggaaTGACAGATACATGTTTCTTTAGTGAAGATCTTACCAGGTTTCTCTATGTTGTCTCCAGTATTGTCCTGTACCTCGCTGGGGATGACTTGGGATAAAACCACACCAAACCATCAACATGTAAGCTGTACTCAATCACCAGTACAAAGCCAACTTTGTATTTCTAATGTCCCTGATGGAACAAAGGTTTGCCTCTGTTCACAAAATTTGTTTTACTACCAAAAGAAAATTTGGTAAAGTTTGTTTTCCCAACCACAAAAGTGCCACTTTAGTTAATGGAAACTGAGGgaacagaaaatatttggtGAATGTTAAGGACTAAAAGTAGGCACAGGAATGACATTTCTTCTTTGCCTTCCCGAGgcccaaaaaaagaaaaaaaagataactgGATGAAATGTCATCTAAGAGCCCTCAAGGTGTATTGTTAATCCacaggaagacaaaaaaacagaagactTAATCTCAGCTATCAGCATTTTCAGAAAAGCCAAAATTAGAATTGAAATCCTTTCCCATGCTACCTGGAATTAAATTTAAACCTACTTTCACTTCAGTAAAAAACTGAACCTAACTAAGAAAGAAAGTAATTTTCCAAGTGTTACCAAATAGTTGACAGACAGGGGTGTTGATGGACATTACGTTGCGCTAAAGATGAGACACACAGTAATGTACTGGCTGAGATGTGAGGACGACAACATGGGAATGGCAAAAGGATTGGGAAAATAAAactgcatgtatatgtgtgtgtgtgtgtgtgcatgtgtgtgtgtgtagtcgcTCTAAACAGATGTAGAATCATAATTTTAGgttgcagtttgtgttttatgtgtctttCACCTGCACTGTTGGAACACATCTAGAGGTTATGAGTTTCTAGGGGCATCGTGTTGTTGCTGTTGGACTGTCTCACCTGTGGCGCTGAGCAGGTCCAGGAGAAAAGACCTCTTATCGCTCTCTTCCACCCACACTACTTTCTGAGTGATGTTCTCTGAGGTGGAACCAACTCTGCCTACCGCCAGGAAGATGTACTCATCCAGGAAATCCCTGGCCAGGATCTGCAGGGGGAGCAGACAATGTGCTTTTTTAGCATTACATAGGCGAAAAGATACagtactttcacttttttccaaTTCAGGGTCCATTGATCCTGAATGCTTATAATCCCTGTTTAATGAAATGCAAgctttgcttttctcttttagTAAGACTCTTGCGGGTGGCCCTTGCATTATGGCTAttgctaaaaaataaaaaaaataaaaaacgcACAAACTTGGGGGGGTTCATGGCTATCTACCTGTGGGATGTAAATAAAGTAAGTTTGAATTGTACCGAACCTTCAAAGCTCTAATATTCAAACCCAACCCTGTGTATCTTCTTTTTACTGTTTCACACAAGATGACATTAAATTGCAATCAGGAGCAATAGTGTTTATTTTGaggactttctctctcttaaaaTCTTGCATGGTGAACGATAAACAATGAATGTTGTATGTATAGCTTGACATTTCTCTACAGTTAGTTGTGTCAGGCCTGCAACAGTGAAAAACCCAAAGCAGCTGTAAGGGGGAAAATACATGAgagttttggggttttttggcATCGCTGCTAAAATACCTGGATCTCTTTAGGAAAGGTAGCGCTGAACATCATGGTCTGTCGGATGCCTTTAGGAGGCATGGTGTCCTGTTCAACGATGCGTCTTATCTGTGGTTCAAAGCCCATGTCCAACATACGATCAGCCTCATCTAGGACAAGATAGCTGCAGcgaagaagacagagaggaaaagagagaggttAATCTTTATAAAAtgcaattataaaaaaaatatctaattccAAAAGACCGATGATCCAATTCAATTGAATCAGTTGATGAAACAAATCAATTCACCACCAGGTTCAATTGTAGTCATTTCTATTGATCAGTACTAGTCCCTTCATCCATCACCTGCAGTTTATATCATCCACATTTTTATCCATCactccctcctcctgtccatGTCTTACTTGCAGTAGTCCAGTCCAATCTTGCCCCTTTCCATCATGTCCACCAGTCTTCCAGGTGTGGccaccagcaggtggcagccTCTCTCCAGATCTCTGATCTGCTGGCCGATGTCCGCTCCTCCGTACACAACACAGGGACGCACTCTGGAGCGGTAGGAAAACTACAAAGAAGAAAACCACATGAAGAAGTATGTGGATACATGTTCTTCCTTATTTTAGAATTTTAAGTTAATGtcacatgtgtgtatatacctTCCTGGCTTCATCGTATATCTGCAGTGCCAGTTCTCTGGTCGGAGCCAGTACCAGGGAGATGGGGTATTGCTTACGACGCCCATACTTTCCATTCTCCTGTGATACAGAGACAACACACCACGAAGACTGTATAACAGATGATATTCAAAATGCAGGATATTAAAGATTCACAGATGGGAGGAAGCTCATGGTTTCAGCTGGCTGGGCATCACTTTCAACTCAAATGTTTCACAGTACATGTCACCATTTATCGGTACCTACTCTTATTGACAAGttgtgttaaaatatttttctgataatCTTTAGCATTTATTTGTGATAAACTGGCTCTAACAGTTTAATAACTTCTGCTCTGTCCTACATATATTATATCTATGTTCAACAAATTTGGACATACCCCCCCAATCACTGAATGAGTATCTGCTAAAGTCCTGATCCAGTATTTTCCTACTACAAAATAC harbors:
- the LOC121891928 gene encoding ATP-dependent RNA helicase DDX3X-like isoform X9, whose amino-acid sequence is MSHVAVENVHGLEQQLAVLDLTAADGQGGGTNRKQPTCFWRYIPPHLRNKDASKNAGNAFAAGRQGGYTIAPAANYGWDGGRNNFVNGYHDNRMGGGNTFNRGPPRMERGRGGVGGGGYRGNRGGAFNPINPAQPMGFGGYENKDAGGWNTAKDAYSSFGNNRGKSAFFNDRGNANRGRFDHGGFGGGGGGGNSRWVEESRDDGDWSKPTPRNERLEHELFSGSNTGINFEKYDDIPVEATGQNCPHHIESFQDVDMGEIVMGNIALSRYTRPTPVQKYAIPIVKSKRDLMACAQTGSGKTAAFLLPILSQIYTEGPGEALTAAKANGQENGKYGRRKQYPISLVLAPTRELALQIYDEARKFSYRSRVRPCVVYGGADIGQQIRDLERGCHLLVATPGRLVDMMERGKIGLDYCNYLVLDEADRMLDMGFEPQIRRIVEQDTMPPKGIRQTMMFSATFPKEIQILARDFLDEYIFLAVGRVGSTSENITQKVVWVEESDKRSFLLDLLSATGKDSLTLVFVETKKGADALEDFLYREGYACTSIHGDRSQRDREEALNQFRSGKCPILVATAVAARGLDISNVKHVINFDLPSDIEEYVHRIGRTGRVGNLGLATSFFNDKNGNITKDLLDILVEAKQEVPSWLESLAYEHQHKSSNRGRSKRFSGGFGARDYRQTAAGGNAGAFVGRGGRNQAGHGGNRGFGGGGFGNFYNSDGYGGNYSHSQVDWWGN
- the LOC121891928 gene encoding ATP-dependent RNA helicase DDX3X-like isoform X13; this translates as MSHVAVENVHGLEQQLAVLDLTAADGQGGGTNRNAFAAGRQGGYTIAPAANYGWDGGRNNFVNGYHDNRMGGGNTFNRGPPRMERGRGGVGGGGYRGNRGGAFNPINPAQPMGFGGYENKDAGGWNTAKDAYSSFGNNRGKSAFFNDRGNANRGRFDHGGFGGGGGGGNSRWVEESRDDGDWSKPTPRNERLEHELFSGSNTGINFEKYDDIPVEATGQNCPHHIESFQDVDMGEIVMGNIALSRYTRPTPVQKYAIPIVKSKRDLMACAQTGSGKTAAFLLPILSQIYTEGPGEALTAAKANGQENGKYGRRKQYPISLVLAPTRELALQIYDEARKFSYRSRVRPCVVYGGADIGQQIRDLERGCHLLVATPGRLVDMMERGKIGLDYCNYLVLDEADRMLDMGFEPQIRRIVEQDTMPPKGIRQTMMFSATFPKEIQILARDFLDEYIFLAVGRVGSTSENITQKVVWVEESDKRSFLLDLLSATVIPSEVQDNTGDNIEKPGKDSLTLVFVETKKGADALEDFLYREGYACTSIHGDRSQRDREEALNQFRSGKCPILVATAVAARGLDISNVKHVINFDLPSDIEEYVHRIGRTGRVGNLGLATSFFNDKNGNITKDLLDILVEAKQEVPSWLESLAYEHQHKSSNRGRSKRFSGGFGARDYRQTAAGGNAGAFVGRGGRNQAGHGGNRGFGGGGFGNFYNSDGYGGNYSHSQVDWWGN
- the LOC121891928 gene encoding ATP-dependent RNA helicase DDX3X-like isoform X12 is translated as MSHVAVENVHGLEQQLAVLDLTAADGQGGGTNPGNAFAAGRQGGYTIAPAANYGWDGGRNNFVNGYHDNRMGGGNTFNRGPPRMERGRGGVGGGGYRGNRGGAFNPINPAQPMGFGGYENKDAGGWNTAKDAYSSFGNNRGKSAFFNDRGNANRGRFDHGGFGGGGGGGNSRWVEESRDDGDWSKPTPRNERLEHELFSGSNTGINFEKYDDIPVEATGQNCPHHIESFQDVDMGEIVMGNIALSRYTRPTPVQKYAIPIVKSKRDLMACAQTGSGKTAAFLLPILSQIYTEGPGEALTAAKANGQENGKYGRRKQYPISLVLAPTRELALQIYDEARKFSYRSRVRPCVVYGGADIGQQIRDLERGCHLLVATPGRLVDMMERGKIGLDYCNYLVLDEADRMLDMGFEPQIRRIVEQDTMPPKGIRQTMMFSATFPKEIQILARDFLDEYIFLAVGRVGSTSENITQKVVWVEESDKRSFLLDLLSATVIPSEVQDNTGDNIEKPGKDSLTLVFVETKKGADALEDFLYREGYACTSIHGDRSQRDREEALNQFRSGKCPILVATAVAARGLDISNVKHVINFDLPSDIEEYVHRIGRTGRVGNLGLATSFFNDKNGNITKDLLDILVEAKQEVPSWLESLAYEHQHKSSNRGRSKRFSGGFGARDYRQTAAGGNAGAFVGRGGRNQAGHGGNRGFGGGGFGNFYNSDGYGGNYSHSQVDWWGN
- the LOC121891928 gene encoding ATP-dependent RNA helicase DDX3X-like isoform X5, translated to MSHVAVENVHGLEQQLAVLDLTAADGQGGGTNRRYIPPHLRNKDASKNGNAFAAGRQGGYTIAPAANYGWDGGRNNFVNGYHDNRMGGGNTFNRGPPRMERGRGGVGGGGYRGNRGGAFNPINPAQPMGFGGYENKDAGGWNTAKDAYSSFGNNRGKSAFFNDRGNANRGRFDHGGFGGGGGGGNSRWVEESRDDGDWSKPTPRNERLEHELFSGSNTGINFEKYDDIPVEATGQNCPHHIESFQDVDMGEIVMGNIALSRYTRPTPVQKYAIPIVKSKRDLMACAQTGSGKTAAFLLPILSQIYTEGPGEALTAAKANGQENGKYGRRKQYPISLVLAPTRELALQIYDEARKFSYRSRVRPCVVYGGADIGQQIRDLERGCHLLVATPGRLVDMMERGKIGLDYCNYLVLDEADRMLDMGFEPQIRRIVEQDTMPPKGIRQTMMFSATFPKEIQILARDFLDEYIFLAVGRVGSTSENITQKVVWVEESDKRSFLLDLLSATVIPSEVQDNTGDNIEKPGKDSLTLVFVETKKGADALEDFLYREGYACTSIHGDRSQRDREEALNQFRSGKCPILVATAVAARGLDISNVKHVINFDLPSDIEEYVHRIGRTGRVGNLGLATSFFNDKNGNITKDLLDILVEAKQEVPSWLESLAYEHQHKSSNRGRSKRFSGGFGARDYRQTAAGGNAGAFVGRGGRNQAGHGGNRGFGGGGFGNFYNSDGYGGNYSHSQVDWWGN
- the LOC121891928 gene encoding ATP-dependent RNA helicase DDX3X-like isoform X4, with product MSHVAVENVHGLEQQLAVLDLTAADGQGGGTNRRYIPPHLRNKDASKNAGNAFAAGRQGGYTIAPAANYGWDGGRNNFVNGYHDNRMGGGNTFNRGPPRMERGRGGVGGGGYRGNRGGAFNPINPAQPMGFGGYENKDAGGWNTAKDAYSSFGNNRGKSAFFNDRGNANRGRFDHGGFGGGGGGGNSRWVEESRDDGDWSKPTPRNERLEHELFSGSNTGINFEKYDDIPVEATGQNCPHHIESFQDVDMGEIVMGNIALSRYTRPTPVQKYAIPIVKSKRDLMACAQTGSGKTAAFLLPILSQIYTEGPGEALTAAKANGQENGKYGRRKQYPISLVLAPTRELALQIYDEARKFSYRSRVRPCVVYGGADIGQQIRDLERGCHLLVATPGRLVDMMERGKIGLDYCNYLVLDEADRMLDMGFEPQIRRIVEQDTMPPKGIRQTMMFSATFPKEIQILARDFLDEYIFLAVGRVGSTSENITQKVVWVEESDKRSFLLDLLSATVIPSEVQDNTGDNIEKPGKDSLTLVFVETKKGADALEDFLYREGYACTSIHGDRSQRDREEALNQFRSGKCPILVATAVAARGLDISNVKHVINFDLPSDIEEYVHRIGRTGRVGNLGLATSFFNDKNGNITKDLLDILVEAKQEVPSWLESLAYEHQHKSSNRGRSKRFSGGFGARDYRQTAAGGNAGAFVGRGGRNQAGHGGNRGFGGGGFGNFYNSDGYGGNYSHSQVDWWGN
- the LOC121891928 gene encoding ATP-dependent RNA helicase DDX3X-like isoform X6; this encodes MSHVAVENVHGLEQQLAVLDLTAADGQGGGTNRRYIPPHLRNKDASKNAGNAFAAGRQGGYTIAPAANYGWDGGRNNFVNGYHDNRMGGGNTFNRGPPRMERGRGGVGGGGYRGNRGGAFNPINPAQPMGFGGYENKGGWNTAKDAYSSFGNNRGKSAFFNDRGNANRGRFDHGGFGGGGGGGNSRWVEESRDDGDWSKPTPRNERLEHELFSGSNTGINFEKYDDIPVEATGQNCPHHIESFQDVDMGEIVMGNIALSRYTRPTPVQKYAIPIVKSKRDLMACAQTGSGKTAAFLLPILSQIYTEGPGEALTAAKANGQENGKYGRRKQYPISLVLAPTRELALQIYDEARKFSYRSRVRPCVVYGGADIGQQIRDLERGCHLLVATPGRLVDMMERGKIGLDYCNYLVLDEADRMLDMGFEPQIRRIVEQDTMPPKGIRQTMMFSATFPKEIQILARDFLDEYIFLAVGRVGSTSENITQKVVWVEESDKRSFLLDLLSATVIPSEVQDNTGDNIEKPGKDSLTLVFVETKKGADALEDFLYREGYACTSIHGDRSQRDREEALNQFRSGKCPILVATAVAARGLDISNVKHVINFDLPSDIEEYVHRIGRTGRVGNLGLATSFFNDKNGNITKDLLDILVEAKQEVPSWLESLAYEHQHKSSNRGRSKRFSGGFGARDYRQTAAGGNAGAFVGRGGRNQAGHGGNRGFGGGGFGNFYNSDGYGGNYSHSQVDWWGN
- the LOC121891928 gene encoding ATP-dependent RNA helicase DDX3X-like isoform X2, with amino-acid sequence MSHVAVENVHGLEQQLAVLDLTAADGQGGGTNRKQPTCFWRYIPPHLRNKDASKNGNAFAAGRQGGYTIAPAANYGWDGGRNNFVNGYHDNRMGGGNTFNRGPPRMERGRGGVGGGGYRGNRGGAFNPINPAQPMGFGGYENKDAGGWNTAKDAYSSFGNNRGKSAFFNDRGNANRGRFDHGGFGGGGGGGNSRWVEESRDDGDWSKPTPRNERLEHELFSGSNTGINFEKYDDIPVEATGQNCPHHIESFQDVDMGEIVMGNIALSRYTRPTPVQKYAIPIVKSKRDLMACAQTGSGKTAAFLLPILSQIYTEGPGEALTAAKANGQENGKYGRRKQYPISLVLAPTRELALQIYDEARKFSYRSRVRPCVVYGGADIGQQIRDLERGCHLLVATPGRLVDMMERGKIGLDYCNYLVLDEADRMLDMGFEPQIRRIVEQDTMPPKGIRQTMMFSATFPKEIQILARDFLDEYIFLAVGRVGSTSENITQKVVWVEESDKRSFLLDLLSATVIPSEVQDNTGDNIEKPGKDSLTLVFVETKKGADALEDFLYREGYACTSIHGDRSQRDREEALNQFRSGKCPILVATAVAARGLDISNVKHVINFDLPSDIEEYVHRIGRTGRVGNLGLATSFFNDKNGNITKDLLDILVEAKQEVPSWLESLAYEHQHKSSNRGRSKRFSGGFGARDYRQTAAGGNAGAFVGRGGRNQAGHGGNRGFGGGGFGNFYNSDGYGGNYSHSQVDWWGN
- the LOC121891928 gene encoding ATP-dependent RNA helicase DDX3X-like isoform X3, with protein sequence MSHVAVENVHGLEQQLAVLDLTAADGQGGGTNRKQPTCFWRYIPPHLRNKDASKNAGNAFAAGRQGGYTIAPAANYGWDGGRNNFVNGYHDNRMGGGNTFNRGPPRMERGRGGVGGGGYRGNRGGAFNPINPAQPMGFGGYENKGGWNTAKDAYSSFGNNRGKSAFFNDRGNANRGRFDHGGFGGGGGGGNSRWVEESRDDGDWSKPTPRNERLEHELFSGSNTGINFEKYDDIPVEATGQNCPHHIESFQDVDMGEIVMGNIALSRYTRPTPVQKYAIPIVKSKRDLMACAQTGSGKTAAFLLPILSQIYTEGPGEALTAAKANGQENGKYGRRKQYPISLVLAPTRELALQIYDEARKFSYRSRVRPCVVYGGADIGQQIRDLERGCHLLVATPGRLVDMMERGKIGLDYCNYLVLDEADRMLDMGFEPQIRRIVEQDTMPPKGIRQTMMFSATFPKEIQILARDFLDEYIFLAVGRVGSTSENITQKVVWVEESDKRSFLLDLLSATVIPSEVQDNTGDNIEKPGKDSLTLVFVETKKGADALEDFLYREGYACTSIHGDRSQRDREEALNQFRSGKCPILVATAVAARGLDISNVKHVINFDLPSDIEEYVHRIGRTGRVGNLGLATSFFNDKNGNITKDLLDILVEAKQEVPSWLESLAYEHQHKSSNRGRSKRFSGGFGARDYRQTAAGGNAGAFVGRGGRNQAGHGGNRGFGGGGFGNFYNSDGYGGNYSHSQVDWWGN
- the LOC121891928 gene encoding ATP-dependent RNA helicase DDX3X-like isoform X7, with the translated sequence MSHVAVENVHGLEQQLAVLDLTAADGQGGGTNRKQPTCFYASKNAGNAFAAGRQGGYTIAPAANYGWDGGRNNFVNGYHDNRMGGGNTFNRGPPRMERGRGGVGGGGYRGNRGGAFNPINPAQPMGFGGYENKDAGGWNTAKDAYSSFGNNRGKSAFFNDRGNANRGRFDHGGFGGGGGGGNSRWVEESRDDGDWSKPTPRNERLEHELFSGSNTGINFEKYDDIPVEATGQNCPHHIESFQDVDMGEIVMGNIALSRYTRPTPVQKYAIPIVKSKRDLMACAQTGSGKTAAFLLPILSQIYTEGPGEALTAAKANGQENGKYGRRKQYPISLVLAPTRELALQIYDEARKFSYRSRVRPCVVYGGADIGQQIRDLERGCHLLVATPGRLVDMMERGKIGLDYCNYLVLDEADRMLDMGFEPQIRRIVEQDTMPPKGIRQTMMFSATFPKEIQILARDFLDEYIFLAVGRVGSTSENITQKVVWVEESDKRSFLLDLLSATVIPSEVQDNTGDNIEKPGKDSLTLVFVETKKGADALEDFLYREGYACTSIHGDRSQRDREEALNQFRSGKCPILVATAVAARGLDISNVKHVINFDLPSDIEEYVHRIGRTGRVGNLGLATSFFNDKNGNITKDLLDILVEAKQEVPSWLESLAYEHQHKSSNRGRSKRFSGGFGARDYRQTAAGGNAGAFVGRGGRNQAGHGGNRGFGGGGFGNFYNSDGYGGNYSHSQVDWWGN
- the LOC121891928 gene encoding ATP-dependent RNA helicase DDX3X-like isoform X1; the encoded protein is MSHVAVENVHGLEQQLAVLDLTAADGQGGGTNRKQPTCFWRYIPPHLRNKDASKNAGNAFAAGRQGGYTIAPAANYGWDGGRNNFVNGYHDNRMGGGNTFNRGPPRMERGRGGVGGGGYRGNRGGAFNPINPAQPMGFGGYENKDAGGWNTAKDAYSSFGNNRGKSAFFNDRGNANRGRFDHGGFGGGGGGGNSRWVEESRDDGDWSKPTPRNERLEHELFSGSNTGINFEKYDDIPVEATGQNCPHHIESFQDVDMGEIVMGNIALSRYTRPTPVQKYAIPIVKSKRDLMACAQTGSGKTAAFLLPILSQIYTEGPGEALTAAKANGQENGKYGRRKQYPISLVLAPTRELALQIYDEARKFSYRSRVRPCVVYGGADIGQQIRDLERGCHLLVATPGRLVDMMERGKIGLDYCNYLVLDEADRMLDMGFEPQIRRIVEQDTMPPKGIRQTMMFSATFPKEIQILARDFLDEYIFLAVGRVGSTSENITQKVVWVEESDKRSFLLDLLSATVIPSEVQDNTGDNIEKPGKDSLTLVFVETKKGADALEDFLYREGYACTSIHGDRSQRDREEALNQFRSGKCPILVATAVAARGLDISNVKHVINFDLPSDIEEYVHRIGRTGRVGNLGLATSFFNDKNGNITKDLLDILVEAKQEVPSWLESLAYEHQHKSSNRGRSKRFSGGFGARDYRQTAAGGNAGAFVGRGGRNQAGHGGNRGFGGGGFGNFYNSDGYGGNYSHSQVDWWGN